From a region of the Paralichthys olivaceus isolate ysfri-2021 chromosome 4, ASM2471397v2, whole genome shotgun sequence genome:
- the LOC109639800 gene encoding excitatory amino acid transporter 1-like — MTQSNGENPQRTRSGLHRIRDGIESRSLVARKRVENITKDDVKGFFIRNAFVILTVAAVIIGIILGFALRPYNMTHREVKFFSFPGELLMRMLQMLVLPLLVSSLITGMAALDSRASGKMGMRAVVYYTTTTVIAVFIGIVMVLIIHPGKGSKDEFTKQQKIEQISPADAFLDLIRNMFPPNIVEACTKQFKTQYAKRVVHVKMTVNDTLFTLNGSQQITREEMVPVPGSVNGINALGLVVFSMCFGLIISSMKEQGQPLKDFFDCLNEAIMRLVAIIMWYAPIGILFLIAGKIVEMDDISTMGGQLGMYTVTVICGLLIHAILVLPTLYFVITRKNPFVFIAGLLQALITALGTSSSSATLPITFKCLEENNKVDKRVTRFVLPVGATINMDGTALYEALAAIFIAQVNDYDLNFGQILTISITATAASIGAAGIPQAGLVTMIIVLTSVGLPTDDISLIIAVDWFLDRLRTTTNVLGDSIGAGIVEHLSRHELQDNDPEVGNSVVEEADKKPYKLICQENEYENERPADSETKM, encoded by the exons ATGACTCAGAGCAATGGGGAGAACCCGCAGAGGACCCGGAGCGGTCTCCATCGGATCCGGGATGGGATCGAGTCCCGGTCTCTGGTGGCCAGGAAGAGAGTGGAGAACATAACAAAGGATGATGTGAAGGGGTTCTTCATCAGAAATGCCTTTGTGATATTAACTGTTGCAGCTGTCATTATTG GTATTATCCTCGGATTTGCTCTGCGGCCTTATAACATGACTCACCGCGAAGTCAAGTTCTTCTCTTTTCCTGGAGAGCTGCTGATGAGAATGCTTCAGATGCTGGTGCTGCCTCTGCTGGTTTCCAGTCTCATTACAG GTATGGCAGCTCTGGACAGCCGTGCTTCAGGTAAAATGGGCATGAGGGCGGTGGTCTACTACACCACCACCACTGTCATTGCTGTGTTCATTGGTATCGTCATGGTGCTCATCATCCACCCTGGAAAAGGATCCAAGGATGAGTTCACCAAGCAGCAGAAGATAGAGCAGATCAGCCCGGCCGATGCCTTCCTGGATCTTATCAG GAACATGTTTCCTCCAAACATCGTGGAAGCTTGCACCAAACAG TTCAAGACGCAGTATGCCAAGAGAGTGGTCCATGTGAAGATGACAGTGAACGACACTTTATTCACACTCAACGGCAGCCAGCAGATCACCCGGGAGGAGATGGTCCCAGTGCCGGGGTCGGTAAACGGAATCAACGCCCTCGGCCTGGTGGTGTTCTCCATGTGCTTCGGTCTGATAATCAGCAGCATGAAGGAACAGGGACAGCCCCTCAAGGACTTCTTTGACTGTCTCAACGAAGCCATCATGAGGCTGGTTGCCATAATCATGTG GTATGCCCCCATCGGTATCTTGTTCCTGATTGCCGGTAAGATTGTGGAGATGGATGACATTTCAACTATGGGTGGCCAGCTGGGGATGTACACAGTGACGGTCATCTGTGGACTGCTCATCCACGCCATCTTGGTCCTGCCAACGCTCTACTTCGTCATCACCAGGAAAAACCCCTTCGTTTTCATCGCAGGGCTGTTGCAGGCGCTCATCACTGCCCTGGGAACATCCTCAAG TTCAGCCACTCTGCCCATCACCTTTAAATGcctggaggaaaacaacaaagtggACAAGCGTGTGACTCGTTTCGTGCTCCCTGTCGGTGCTACAATAAACATGGATGGCACAGCTCTTTATGAAGCCCTGGCTGCCATCTTCATTGCCCAGGTCAACGACTATGACCTGAACTTTGGACAGATTCTCACCATCAG CATCACTGCCACGGCAGCCAGTATTGGAGCAGCTGGAATTCCGCAGGCAGGACTGGTTACTATGATCATAGTGCTTACATCGGTAGGCCTGCCCACTGATGACATCTCGCTCATCATTGCCGTTGATTGGTTCCT GGACCGATTGCGCACCACCACCAACGTCCTCGGGGATTCGATTGGTGCGGGCATAGTGGAACACCTGTCTCGCCACGAGCTACAGGACAACGACCCCGAGGTGGGAAACTCGGTGGTGGAGGAGGCCGACAAGAAGCCGTACAAGCTCATATGCCAGGAGAACGAGTACGAGAACGAGAGGCCTGCTGACAGCGAGACCAAGATGTAG